In Pseudonocardia sp. C8, one genomic interval encodes:
- a CDS encoding SDR family NAD(P)-dependent oxidoreductase, whose protein sequence is MSGLFDLTGHVALVTGGNSGIGLGMARGLAQCGADVCIWGTNTERNEKAATELAAHGTRVRALHCDVGDEDAVTTAFAATLEHFGRVDSCFANAGVNGSGTRFVDTGLDEFRRVTRINLDGAFLTLRAAAGHMVERGGGGVLVGTSSVSTVHGAPRNQAYAASKAGLTAIIKGCAVELARYGINAHAIVAGWTETPLASSTLHDETFEKNVLKRMPQRRWGEPGDFARLAVYLAAGIGGFHTGDEIVVDGAYSIF, encoded by the coding sequence ATGAGTGGACTCTTCGACCTGACCGGGCACGTCGCGCTGGTCACCGGTGGCAACTCCGGCATCGGGCTGGGGATGGCGCGCGGGCTCGCGCAGTGCGGCGCCGACGTCTGCATCTGGGGCACCAACACCGAGCGCAACGAGAAGGCCGCGACCGAGCTGGCCGCGCACGGCACCCGGGTGCGCGCCCTGCACTGCGACGTCGGCGACGAGGACGCGGTCACCACGGCCTTCGCGGCGACCCTCGAGCACTTCGGCCGGGTCGACTCGTGCTTCGCCAACGCCGGCGTCAACGGGTCCGGGACCCGGTTCGTCGACACCGGGCTCGACGAGTTCCGCCGGGTCACCCGGATCAACCTCGACGGCGCCTTCCTCACGCTGCGTGCCGCGGCCGGGCACATGGTCGAGCGCGGCGGCGGTGGCGTGCTGGTCGGCACCTCCAGCGTGTCGACCGTGCACGGGGCGCCCCGCAACCAGGCCTACGCGGCGAGCAAGGCCGGGCTGACCGCGATCATCAAGGGCTGCGCCGTCGAGCTGGCCCGGTACGGGATCAACGCGCACGCGATCGTCGCGGGCTGGACGGAGACCCCGCTGGCCTCGTCGACGCTGCACGACGAGACGTTCGAGAAGAACGTCCTGAAACGCATGCCGCAGCGGCGGTGGGGCGAGCCCGGTGACTTCGCCCGGCTCGCCGTCTACCTCGCCGCCGGGATCGGGGGCTTCCACACCGGCGACGAGATCGTCGTCGACGGGGCGTACTCGATCTTCTGA
- a CDS encoding alpha/beta fold hydrolase produces the protein MRPDPGTAEPAAPDRSTVEAAGSRTAVFAYGDPAAPAVLAVHGFRGTHFGLEPVARALAARGHRVLVPDLPATGASTPLDGPHDAAGYARWLAAVSGRLGTPPVLLGHSFGSVVVAAAVAAGIPHRAVVLVNPIATPPLEVSRRGAVAATRAYYGLARRLPTRPARSLLASKAVAVLTSELMATSTDRELRRWMRGEHVRQAGLFADRDAVLEAFAASTGGTVRDFAGRFPAPTLLVAGERDDLGPVETQRRLAALIPDGTLHVLPGVGHLIHYEATDAAAGVVAGWLGERLGPGQASAEP, from the coding sequence GTGCGGCCTGACCCCGGCACCGCGGAGCCGGCCGCACCGGACCGGTCCACCGTGGAGGCCGCCGGGAGCCGCACCGCCGTGTTCGCCTACGGCGACCCGGCCGCGCCGGCGGTCCTCGCCGTGCACGGCTTCCGCGGGACCCACTTCGGGCTGGAGCCGGTCGCCCGCGCCCTCGCCGCCCGCGGCCACCGGGTGCTGGTGCCGGACCTGCCCGCCACCGGCGCGTCCACCCCGCTGGACGGCCCGCACGACGCCGCCGGGTACGCCCGCTGGCTCGCCGCGGTGTCCGGCCGGCTGGGCACCCCGCCGGTGCTGCTGGGGCACTCGTTCGGCTCGGTCGTCGTGGCCGCCGCCGTCGCCGCCGGGATCCCGCACCGGGCCGTGGTGCTGGTCAACCCGATCGCCACGCCCCCGCTGGAGGTGTCCCGGCGCGGCGCGGTCGCCGCGACCCGGGCCTACTACGGGCTCGCCCGCCGGCTGCCCACCCGTCCCGCGCGGTCGCTGCTGGCCAGCAAGGCGGTCGCGGTGCTCACCAGCGAGCTGATGGCCACGAGCACCGACCGGGAGCTGCGGCGCTGGATGCGCGGCGAGCACGTCCGCCAGGCCGGCCTGTTCGCCGACCGGGACGCGGTGCTGGAGGCGTTCGCGGCGTCCACCGGCGGGACCGTGCGCGACTTCGCCGGGCGGTTCCCGGCGCCGACCCTGCTGGTCGCCGGGGAACGCGACGACCTCGGACCGGTCGAGACGCAGCGGCGGCTGGCCGCGCTGATCCCGGACGGCACGCTGCACGTGCTGCCCGGGGTGGGGCACCTGATCCACTACGAGGCCACCGACGCCGCCGCCGGGGTGGTCGCCGGCTGGCTGGGCGAGCGACTCGGACCCGGTCAGGCCTCCGCCGAGCCGTAG
- a CDS encoding glycosyltransferase translates to MRVLIGADTWTPNVNGACYAARRLAAGLADRGHDVHVVAPATGFRSRPAERVGPITEHRVRSMPVPRPTGFRICPPPGLHRTCRALLRRVRPDVVHVQSHMILGRMLLSAARELGIPAIATTHMVPDNILPAISFLHLPAGGLKRLFWWDAARVLDRAGVVTAPTPHAAMLAETHGVPGPVLPVSNGLDTSRFRPDDGERGPAFRARHGIPDGPLVGVVGRLDHEKHVDEIIRALSVVRRSIPDARLLVVGDGNEQGRLLATVRAEGLERAVTFTGRLPDDELADVYAAIDVFVNAGTAELQSLVTLEAMATARPVVAVDAGALPHLVRHGENGFRYPHGDVDALAARVVQVLADADGAARMGEAGLRIVAEHTLPATLDAFESLYRAQRAALVPDTRRRADRPGLTRTGRGR, encoded by the coding sequence GTGCGCGTCCTGATAGGCGCCGACACCTGGACCCCGAACGTCAACGGCGCCTGCTACGCCGCCCGCCGGCTGGCCGCCGGGCTGGCCGACCGCGGGCACGACGTGCACGTCGTCGCACCGGCGACCGGGTTCCGCAGCCGGCCCGCCGAGCGGGTCGGGCCGATCACCGAGCACCGGGTCCGCTCGATGCCGGTGCCGCGGCCCACCGGGTTCCGGATCTGTCCCCCGCCGGGCCTGCACCGCACCTGCCGTGCGCTGCTGCGGCGGGTCCGCCCGGACGTCGTGCACGTGCAGAGCCACATGATCCTCGGCCGGATGCTGCTGTCGGCGGCCCGGGAGCTCGGCATCCCGGCGATCGCGACCACGCACATGGTCCCGGACAACATCCTGCCCGCGATCAGCTTCCTGCACCTGCCGGCGGGCGGGCTCAAGCGGCTGTTCTGGTGGGACGCGGCGCGGGTGCTGGACCGGGCCGGCGTCGTCACCGCCCCGACCCCGCACGCGGCGATGCTCGCCGAGACCCACGGGGTGCCCGGCCCGGTGTTGCCGGTCTCGAACGGGCTCGACACGTCCCGGTTCCGGCCGGACGACGGGGAGCGCGGGCCGGCGTTCCGGGCCCGGCACGGCATCCCGGACGGCCCGCTGGTCGGCGTCGTGGGCCGGCTCGACCACGAGAAGCACGTCGACGAGATCATCCGGGCGCTCTCGGTCGTGCGGCGCAGCATCCCGGACGCCCGGCTGCTGGTCGTCGGCGACGGCAACGAGCAGGGCCGGCTGCTGGCCACGGTCCGCGCGGAGGGCCTCGAACGGGCGGTGACCTTCACCGGCCGGCTGCCCGACGACGAGCTCGCCGACGTCTACGCCGCGATCGACGTGTTCGTCAACGCGGGCACCGCCGAGCTGCAGAGCCTGGTCACGCTGGAGGCCATGGCCACCGCCCGGCCGGTCGTCGCCGTCGACGCGGGCGCGCTGCCGCACCTCGTGCGGCACGGCGAGAACGGCTTCCGCTACCCGCACGGCGACGTCGACGCGCTGGCCGCCCGCGTGGTGCAGGTGCTCGCCGACGCCGACGGTGCGGCCCGGATGGGCGAGGCCGGCCTGCGGATCGTCGCCGAGCACACGCTGCCGGCCACCCTCGACGCGTTCGAGTCCCTCTACCGTGCCCAGCGGGCCGCCCTGGTGCCCGACACCCGCCGCCGCGCCGACCGGCCCGGCCTGACCCGGACCGGCCGGGGACGCTGA
- the treS gene encoding maltose alpha-D-glucosyltransferase encodes MTEREPMAQIPEPDRQAADPVAEPAEPEHAHEPLEVNFAEYFHEARPRTLRHRTRVRSTVRRRSVAQDGPATGENPVYVSWLLAQSMLGHADELARQFSGMGSMWQNPFASPGPRHAVETASVWFTAYPISLITADGVSFLGALGDTELWQAFETIGIEAVHTGPVKKAGGLTGWQPTPSVDGHFDRISNEIDPEFGTEDEFRAMCATATWYGGTIIDDIVPGHTGKGPDFRLAELGYGDYPGIYHMVEIEPADWGMLPEVPAGRDSVNLDVATEESLEKAGYIVGALQRVIFYREGVKETNWSATGEVTGADGVTRRWVYLHYFKDGQPSVNWLDPTFAGMRMVIGDALHSLADLGSGALRLDANGFLGVEKSAGGMPGWSEGHPLSEAANHLIASMVRKVGGFTFQELNLTVDDIKVTSEAGADLSYDFVNRPAYHHALATADTEFLRLTLRTALDLGVDPASLVHALQNHDELTYELVHWTAGHTDDVFHFRGEEITGGDLADTIRRDLCEHLTGPDAPYNLIFTTNGIACTTATVIAAALGIPALDDIGPEDVERIRRVHLLLVMFNAFQPGVFALSGWDLLGMLTLPPQQVSDLLASGDTRWISRPAHDLMGHRPDAQTSSSGMPRGRSLYGTLPSQLADETSFARQMQAILKVRKHCGVATARQVDIPDVAHRGLLVMVHVLDDGRTQATVLNFSDEHVDAAVRSDHFTPGSPVVDLFSSETVGTVDDLQGFRLDMTPFRSAAVVLEPPPEEDDRDS; translated from the coding sequence GTGACCGAGCGAGAGCCGATGGCCCAGATCCCCGAGCCCGACCGGCAGGCGGCCGATCCGGTGGCGGAGCCTGCGGAACCGGAGCACGCGCACGAACCGCTGGAGGTCAACTTCGCGGAGTACTTCCACGAGGCGCGGCCGCGCACCCTGCGGCACCGGACCCGGGTCCGGTCCACGGTGCGGCGCCGCTCGGTGGCCCAGGACGGCCCCGCGACCGGCGAGAACCCGGTGTACGTGTCGTGGCTGCTGGCCCAGTCGATGCTCGGGCACGCCGACGAGCTCGCCCGCCAGTTCTCCGGCATGGGCTCGATGTGGCAGAACCCGTTCGCCAGCCCCGGCCCGCGGCACGCCGTGGAGACCGCGTCGGTGTGGTTCACCGCCTACCCGATCTCGCTGATCACCGCCGACGGCGTGTCGTTCCTCGGCGCGCTGGGCGACACCGAGCTCTGGCAGGCGTTCGAGACGATCGGCATCGAGGCCGTCCACACCGGGCCGGTGAAGAAGGCGGGCGGGCTGACCGGCTGGCAGCCGACCCCGAGCGTCGACGGGCACTTCGACCGGATCTCCAACGAGATCGATCCCGAGTTCGGCACCGAGGACGAGTTCCGTGCCATGTGCGCCACCGCCACCTGGTACGGCGGCACGATCATCGACGACATCGTGCCCGGGCACACCGGCAAGGGCCCCGACTTCCGGCTCGCCGAGCTCGGCTACGGCGACTACCCGGGCATCTACCACATGGTCGAGATCGAGCCCGCCGACTGGGGGATGCTTCCGGAGGTCCCGGCCGGGCGGGACTCGGTGAACCTCGACGTCGCCACCGAGGAGTCGCTGGAGAAGGCCGGCTACATCGTCGGCGCGCTGCAGCGGGTGATCTTCTACCGGGAGGGCGTGAAGGAGACCAACTGGTCGGCCACCGGCGAGGTGACCGGGGCCGACGGCGTCACCCGGCGCTGGGTCTACCTGCACTACTTCAAGGACGGCCAGCCCTCGGTGAACTGGCTGGACCCGACGTTCGCCGGGATGCGGATGGTCATCGGCGACGCCCTGCACTCGCTGGCCGACCTCGGCTCCGGGGCGCTGCGGCTGGACGCGAACGGCTTCCTCGGCGTCGAGAAGTCCGCAGGCGGGATGCCGGGCTGGTCGGAGGGGCACCCGCTCTCGGAGGCCGCGAACCACCTGATCGCCTCGATGGTGCGCAAGGTCGGCGGGTTCACCTTCCAGGAGCTGAACCTGACCGTCGACGACATCAAGGTCACCTCCGAGGCCGGCGCGGACCTGTCCTACGACTTCGTCAACCGCCCCGCCTACCACCACGCGCTGGCGACCGCGGACACCGAGTTCCTGCGGCTCACCCTGCGCACCGCGCTGGACCTGGGGGTCGACCCAGCGTCGCTGGTGCACGCGTTGCAGAACCACGACGAGCTCACCTACGAGCTCGTGCACTGGACCGCCGGGCACACCGACGACGTCTTCCACTTCCGTGGCGAGGAGATCACCGGCGGCGACCTGGCGGACACGATCCGGCGCGACCTGTGCGAGCACCTGACCGGGCCGGACGCGCCCTACAACCTGATCTTCACGACGAACGGGATCGCTTGCACCACGGCGACCGTGATCGCCGCGGCGCTGGGGATCCCGGCGCTCGACGACATCGGCCCCGAGGACGTCGAGCGGATCCGCCGGGTGCACCTGCTGCTGGTCATGTTCAACGCGTTCCAGCCCGGGGTGTTCGCGCTGTCCGGCTGGGACCTGCTCGGGATGCTGACGCTGCCCCCGCAGCAGGTCTCCGACTTGCTCGCCTCCGGGGACACCCGGTGGATCTCCCGGCCGGCGCACGACCTGATGGGGCACCGGCCGGACGCGCAGACGTCGTCGTCCGGGATGCCGCGCGGGCGCAGCCTCTACGGGACCCTGCCCTCCCAGCTCGCCGACGAGACCAGCTTCGCCCGGCAGATGCAGGCGATCCTGAAGGTGCGCAAGCACTGCGGCGTGGCGACGGCCCGGCAGGTCGACATCCCCGACGTCGCACACCGCGGCCTGCTGGTCATGGTGCACGTCCTCGACGACGGCCGGACCCAGGCCACCGTGCTCAACTTCTCCGACGAGCACGTCGACGCCGCCGTGCGTTCCGACCACTTCACGCCGGGCTCCCCGGTCGTGGACCTGTTCTCCTCCGAGACGGTCGGGACGGTCGACGACCTGCAGGGCTTCCGCCTCGACATGACCCCGTTCCGCTCGGCGGCGGTGGTGCTGGAGCCGCCGCCGGAGGAGGACGACCGGGACTCGTAG
- a CDS encoding aminoglycoside phosphotransferase, translating to MRPIGASDHLSALPELLRSWLPARRWFAEKGRPLQDVRVASRVALPPPPGLAGLDVLVLAVSFADGPDRHYQLHLARAESAPLGAAPVGEQGGHVLYDGLHDPAVTGWILRAIADGTTVDGLAFVPEPGAELPLTETGRVVDAEQSNTSVRWGESSILKIYRRLSPGLNPDLELHRALRAAGSTSVAALQGGIEGSLGGEPATYGLLQEFAVGSEDGWELATAAVRDGAPFTAEARALGEALAEVHVALRDELGTAEADPAAMAAYWTRRCETVAGQVPVLAPHVPAIRAVYDEVAALGSPVVVQRVHGDLHLGQTLRRPDGRWLIIDFEGEPAATPAERRAPDAAVRDVVGMLFSFDYAAFHHLLTRPGTDTPGEGLGSDTPQARAAHAWSARNRDAFCDGYAARTGSDPRAQAALLRAYELDKAVYQVLYETRSRPTWLPIPLTAIARSTSAPLA from the coding sequence GTGCGGCCGATCGGAGCTTCCGACCACCTCTCGGCGCTGCCCGAGCTGCTCCGGAGCTGGCTCCCAGCGCGGCGCTGGTTCGCCGAGAAGGGACGGCCGCTGCAGGACGTCCGGGTCGCGTCCCGGGTCGCGCTGCCGCCGCCCCCCGGCCTGGCCGGGCTGGACGTCCTCGTGCTCGCCGTGTCCTTCGCCGACGGCCCGGACCGCCACTACCAGCTGCACCTGGCCCGCGCCGAGTCCGCCCCGCTCGGGGCCGCCCCGGTCGGCGAGCAGGGCGGCCACGTCCTCTACGACGGGCTGCACGACCCGGCCGTCACCGGCTGGATCCTGCGCGCGATCGCGGACGGGACCACGGTGGACGGCCTGGCCTTCGTCCCGGAGCCGGGTGCGGAGCTCCCGCTCACCGAGACCGGCCGGGTCGTCGACGCCGAGCAGTCCAACACCTCGGTCCGCTGGGGCGAGAGCTCGATCCTCAAGATCTACCGGCGGCTGTCCCCCGGCCTGAACCCGGACCTGGAGCTGCACCGCGCCCTGCGCGCGGCCGGCTCCACCTCCGTCGCCGCGCTGCAGGGCGGCATCGAGGGCTCGCTCGGCGGCGAGCCCGCCACCTACGGGCTGCTGCAGGAGTTCGCGGTCGGCTCGGAGGACGGCTGGGAGCTGGCCACCGCCGCGGTCCGGGACGGTGCCCCCTTCACCGCCGAGGCGCGGGCGCTCGGCGAGGCGCTCGCCGAGGTGCACGTCGCGCTGCGCGACGAGCTCGGCACCGCCGAGGCCGACCCGGCCGCGATGGCCGCGTACTGGACCCGGCGGTGCGAGACCGTCGCCGGGCAGGTGCCGGTGCTCGCCCCGCACGTCCCCGCGATCCGCGCCGTCTACGACGAGGTCGCCGCGCTCGGATCCCCGGTCGTCGTGCAGCGGGTGCACGGCGACCTGCACCTCGGCCAGACCCTGCGCCGCCCCGACGGCCGCTGGCTGATCATCGACTTCGAGGGCGAGCCGGCTGCCACCCCGGCCGAGCGCCGGGCGCCGGACGCGGCGGTGCGGGACGTCGTCGGGATGCTGTTCTCGTTCGACTACGCGGCGTTCCACCACCTGCTGACCCGCCCCGGCACCGACACGCCCGGGGAAGGTCTCGGTTCGGACACTCCGCAGGCGCGTGCGGCGCACGCCTGGTCGGCCCGCAACCGGGACGCCTTCTGCGACGGCTACGCCGCGCGCACCGGCTCCGACCCGCGCGCGCAGGCGGCGCTGCTGCGCGCCTACGAGCTGGACAAGGCCGTCTACCAGGTGCTCTACGAGACCCGCAGCCGCCCGACCTGGCTGCCGATCCCGCTGACGGCCATCGCCCGTAGCACGTCCGCGCCGCTCGCGTAA
- a CDS encoding enoyl-CoA hydratase-related protein, protein MGEDVLLTRRDGGVLTLTLNRPRRKNAVDAALWGALRDQLTVARDDADVRAVVLTGAGGAFCAGADLSGGVSAGHPLDRMRRVNEVALLLHELPVPSIAQVDGVAVGAGWNLALGCDLVVATPAARFSQIFARRGLSLDFGGSWLLPRLVGMQQAKRLALLAETIDAAEAHRLGLVTWVVDAAGIDGFVADLGARLAAAAPVAVAQSKALLHENADRTMREALASEARTQAVNFATADAPAAFAAFNEKREPEFTGEWAVR, encoded by the coding sequence ATGGGCGAGGACGTCCTGCTCACCCGCCGCGACGGCGGGGTGCTCACGCTCACCCTGAACCGGCCGCGGCGGAAGAACGCCGTCGACGCCGCGCTGTGGGGCGCGCTGCGGGACCAGCTCACCGTGGCCCGCGACGACGCGGACGTGCGTGCGGTCGTGCTCACCGGGGCCGGCGGGGCGTTCTGCGCGGGCGCCGACCTGTCCGGCGGGGTCTCCGCCGGGCATCCGCTGGACCGGATGCGGCGGGTCAACGAGGTCGCGTTGCTGCTGCACGAGCTGCCGGTGCCGTCGATCGCGCAGGTGGACGGCGTCGCCGTCGGCGCGGGCTGGAACCTGGCGCTGGGCTGCGACCTCGTCGTCGCCACGCCGGCGGCACGGTTCTCCCAGATCTTCGCCCGGCGCGGGCTGTCGCTGGACTTCGGGGGCTCGTGGCTGCTGCCCCGCCTGGTGGGGATGCAGCAGGCCAAGCGGCTCGCGCTGCTCGCCGAGACGATCGACGCCGCGGAGGCGCACCGGCTCGGCCTGGTCACCTGGGTCGTCGACGCCGCCGGGATCGACGGGTTCGTGGCCGACCTCGGGGCCCGGCTGGCCGCGGCGGCCCCGGTGGCGGTGGCGCAGTCCAAGGCGTTGCTGCACGAGAACGCCGACCGCACGATGCGCGAGGCGCTGGCGAGCGAGGCCCGCACGCAGGCGGTCAACTTCGCCACCGCCGACGCACCGGCGGCGTTCGCGGCGTTCAACGAGAAGCGAGAACCGGAGTTCACCGGGGAATGGGCCGTGAGATGA
- a CDS encoding long-chain-fatty-acid--CoA ligase, whose translation MTATRTAPTTPTTTGTTTPGRGMTMSDLVARHARVAPDAPAMVDPWHRRTYAELDDRVTRLAHVLAGHGAGHGDRVAVLGVNSIEVVESWLAVLRIGAIAVPVNFRLTAGEIGYVLRDSGACLVLVDEGLAPAVEQARESAPDVRAVLTYGAGHEQRLATAPSTWDEIVVADEDPAYIMYTSGTTGFPKGAVLTHRNLYLHAFCSVATLGITADDRVWMSAAPLFHIAGLSGMLPVLMTGGKIVIPPSGGFDPAATVRTLAEEGVTSCFMVPAQWQAVCAVPDLAGQDLSRLRRISWGAAPASTTLLRTMIDSFPQAEVCTAFGQTECSPVTTYLRGEDSLRKIGSVGTPMIGVEVRVVDDDMNDVPRGEVGEIVYRSPMVMSGYWNKPEETAEAFRGGWFHSGDLVREDEDGYLYVVDRKKDMIISGGENIYCAEVENVLAGHPKIAEVALIGVPDPKWGETPLAVVAPRDPADPPTADEIEAFARERLAAYKRPRHLRLVDALPRNPSGKVVKPVLRDRYGSAEA comes from the coding sequence ATGACCGCGACACGGACCGCACCGACGACACCGACGACGACAGGGACGACCACGCCCGGCCGGGGCATGACGATGAGCGACCTCGTCGCCCGGCACGCCCGGGTCGCCCCGGACGCGCCTGCGATGGTCGACCCCTGGCACCGCCGGACCTACGCCGAGCTCGACGACCGGGTGACCCGGCTGGCCCACGTCCTGGCCGGGCACGGGGCCGGGCACGGCGACCGGGTCGCCGTCCTGGGGGTCAACAGCATCGAGGTCGTCGAGTCCTGGCTGGCCGTGCTGCGGATCGGCGCGATCGCGGTGCCGGTCAACTTCCGGCTCACCGCGGGCGAGATCGGCTACGTGCTGCGCGACAGCGGGGCCTGCCTGGTGCTCGTCGACGAGGGACTGGCCCCGGCCGTCGAGCAGGCCCGGGAGTCGGCGCCGGACGTCCGCGCGGTCCTCACCTACGGCGCCGGGCACGAGCAGCGCCTCGCCACCGCCCCGTCCACGTGGGACGAGATCGTGGTGGCCGACGAGGACCCCGCCTACATCATGTACACGTCGGGGACGACCGGGTTCCCGAAGGGTGCGGTGCTCACCCACCGCAACCTCTACCTGCACGCGTTCTGCTCGGTGGCCACGCTCGGCATCACCGCCGACGACCGGGTGTGGATGTCGGCGGCGCCGCTGTTCCACATCGCCGGGCTGTCCGGGATGCTGCCCGTGCTGATGACCGGCGGCAAGATCGTCATCCCGCCCTCGGGCGGGTTCGACCCGGCGGCCACGGTGCGCACCCTCGCCGAGGAGGGCGTCACGTCGTGCTTCATGGTGCCGGCGCAGTGGCAGGCCGTGTGCGCCGTGCCCGACCTGGCGGGCCAGGACCTCTCGCGGCTGCGGCGGATCTCCTGGGGTGCCGCGCCCGCGTCCACCACGCTGCTCCGCACGATGATCGACTCGTTCCCGCAGGCCGAGGTGTGCACCGCGTTCGGCCAGACCGAGTGCAGCCCCGTGACCACCTACCTGCGCGGTGAGGACTCGCTGCGCAAGATCGGTTCGGTGGGGACCCCGATGATCGGTGTCGAGGTCCGGGTGGTCGACGACGACATGAACGACGTCCCGCGCGGCGAGGTCGGCGAGATCGTCTACCGCAGCCCGATGGTGATGAGCGGGTACTGGAACAAGCCCGAGGAGACGGCCGAGGCGTTCCGCGGCGGCTGGTTCCACTCCGGCGACCTGGTGCGGGAGGACGAGGACGGCTACCTCTACGTCGTCGACCGCAAGAAGGACATGATCATCTCCGGTGGGGAGAACATCTACTGCGCCGAGGTGGAGAACGTCCTCGCCGGGCACCCCAAGATCGCCGAGGTGGCGCTGATCGGCGTGCCGGACCCGAAGTGGGGCGAGACGCCGCTCGCCGTCGTCGCCCCGCGCGACCCGGCCGACCCGCCCACCGCCGACGAGATCGAGGCGTTCGCGCGGGAGCGCCTGGCCGCCTACAAGCGGCCGCGGCACCTGCGGCTGGTCGACGCGCTCCCGCGCAACCCGAGCGGCAAGGTCGTCAAGCCGGTGCTGCGTGACCGCTACGGCTCGGCGGAGGCCTGA
- a CDS encoding glycosyltransferase translates to MHIAFFSDQHPATLGGLQVSMGLQRDYLERAGHTVTACAPTARRTPSARYGRGDDVLLPAAPVGEYSFAVAGAAADRAVDRGFAGRPPVDVVHVQADFWGAWTGYRFARRHRLPVVHTMHTNVEVGLPAVMPFPRAVLRIMYAAHRHHLRCGPVRDVAGYVRAFAGAADAVVVPSSHFADRLAGYGVTRRPHVIPTGVDDDRVSALLAEPDRPRARPLLVWPGRVSREKRLDEFLEAFARSRADADLAVYGGGTDLGRCRALAGRLGIGDRVRFTGSAPHDAVLAAMRHADLVVQSSLGYETQGLTVYEAVSLGTPALVRDPAVARDVPAPWCRLAADASVDALATAIRDAAGRPRPAVAPPAEFAQSRLTARLVAVYDDVRSRHAGPTGVHRAA, encoded by the coding sequence GTGCACATCGCGTTCTTCAGCGACCAGCACCCGGCCACGCTCGGCGGGCTGCAGGTCTCGATGGGCCTGCAGCGGGACTACCTCGAGCGGGCCGGGCACACGGTGACCGCGTGCGCGCCCACGGCCCGGCGGACGCCGTCGGCGCGCTACGGGCGCGGCGACGACGTGCTCCTGCCCGCGGCCCCGGTCGGCGAGTACTCGTTCGCGGTCGCCGGCGCGGCCGCCGACCGGGCGGTCGACCGCGGGTTCGCCGGCCGGCCACCGGTCGACGTCGTGCACGTCCAGGCCGACTTCTGGGGCGCGTGGACCGGCTACCGGTTCGCCCGCCGGCACCGGCTGCCGGTCGTGCACACCATGCACACCAACGTCGAGGTCGGGCTGCCGGCGGTCATGCCGTTCCCGCGCGCGGTGCTGCGGATCATGTACGCCGCCCACCGGCACCACCTGCGGTGCGGGCCGGTCCGGGACGTCGCGGGCTACGTCCGCGCGTTCGCCGGCGCCGCGGACGCCGTGGTCGTCCCGAGCAGCCACTTCGCCGACCGGCTCGCCGGGTACGGCGTGACCCGCCGGCCGCACGTGATCCCCACGGGCGTCGACGACGACCGGGTCTCGGCCCTGCTCGCCGAACCCGACCGGCCCCGCGCGCGCCCGCTGCTGGTGTGGCCGGGCCGGGTCAGCCGGGAGAAGCGGCTCGACGAGTTCCTGGAGGCATTCGCCCGCTCCCGCGCCGACGCCGACCTGGCCGTCTACGGCGGCGGCACCGACCTCGGCCGCTGCCGCGCGCTGGCCGGCCGGCTCGGGATCGGCGACCGGGTCCGGTTCACCGGCTCCGCCCCGCACGACGCCGTGCTCGCCGCGATGAGGCACGCCGACCTCGTCGTGCAGAGCTCGCTCGGCTACGAGACCCAGGGCCTCACCGTCTACGAGGCCGTCTCGCTGGGGACGCCCGCGCTGGTCCGCGACCCCGCCGTGGCCCGGGACGTGCCGGCGCCGTGGTGCCGGCTCGCCGCCGACGCGAGCGTGGACGCCCTGGCCACCGCGATCCGGGACGCGGCAGGCCGGCCCCGCCCGGCCGTCGCCCCGCCGGCCGAGTTCGCGCAGAGCCGGCTCACCGCGCGGCTCGTGGCCGTCTACGACGACGTCCGGTCCCGCCACGCCGGTCCCACCGGGGTGCACCGTGCGGCCTGA